Proteins from a single region of Nomia melanderi isolate GNS246 chromosome 11, iyNomMela1, whole genome shotgun sequence:
- the LOC116435167 gene encoding uncharacterized protein LOC116435167, which translates to MVRLVKPMKIAALIVSAIQDLRETKGSTPKKIIGYISYASDMGEGRVKRQVKSALRRGVEYGILRKYRGNYFLPTGDEIDRANRIALRFSKLPLPPTQSTKSDSPRKMIPLGSQKRSNKYNTNLKKTKRLIKVRSPLISPSVSLVDAICEINENTS; encoded by the exons ATGGTTCGGCTCGTAAAGCCGATGAAAATTGCTGCGCTGATCGTATCCGCTATACAGGATCTCCGTGAAACCAAAGGATCAACGCCCAAGAAGATCATAGGTTACATAAGTTATGCATCCGATATGGGCGAGGGTCGCGTTAAACGACAA GTAAAGTCAGCGTTGCGAAGAGGTGTAGAGTATGGTATCTTGAGGAAATATAGAGGCAATTATTTTCTTCCGACCGGTGACGAAATAGACCGTGCGAATCGCATTGCTTTAAGATTTTCCAAATTACCATTACCACCCACGCAGTCCACGAAATCGGATTCGCCTCGTAAAATGATACCTCTGGGAAGTCAGAAGAGGtcaaacaaatataatacaaatttgaagAAGACGAAACGTCTTATAAAAGTACGATCACCTTTGATTTCTCCCAGTGTTAGCTTAGTAGACGCGATatgcgaaattaatgaaaatacttcttaa